Sequence from the Microbacterium sp. AZCO genome:
GTGACGGACCATTGGGGTCAGGGCGTCCGGAGCTCCTCCGGCTCCACCACGACGTCGACGAGGGCTCCGTTGCGCCAGAGCGTCATCTCCATGCGCCGGCCGATCGCGCCCTCGACCATCTGACGCTGCACGCCCGTCACCGTCGTGATGGGCTGGCCGTCGAGCGCGATCACGATGTCGCCGCGACGCGCGCCGGCGTGGTCGGCGGGGCTTCCTTCCACCACGGACGCGACCTGCATCCCCGTCTTCGCGCCCACCTTCGCGGCGACCGCCGGCGCGAGGGGCACCTGCGCTCCCGCGACGCCGAGCCACGCGCGCCGCACCCGCCCCGCCACGAGCAGCGAGTCGATGATGGCGCGCGTCGTCGGATTGATCGGCACGGCGAGCCCGAGACCGATTCCGGCCACCGCCGTGTTGACGCCGATCATGCGCCCGCGGCTGTCCGCGAGGACCCCGCCGCTGTTGCCGGGGTTGAGCGCGGCATCCGTCTGGATCACCTCGTCGATGACGCGCCCGGCTCGCGTGGGCAGCGAGCGCCCGAGCGCGGACACGATTCCCGCCGTCACGCTGCCGGCGAGCCCGAGCGGATTGCCGAGGGCGACGACCAGCTGCCCGACCTGCAGCGCTGAGGCGTCGCCCCACGGCACGGGTGCCGGAGTCTCGCCGTCCGCGCGCAGCACCGCGAGGTCGGAGAGGACGTCGCTGCCGACCACGGACGCCGGCAGCTCCGTGCCGTCGGCGAAGGCGACCGAGACCCGATTCGCGCCCTCCACGACGTGGGCGCTCGTGAGCAGATGGCCGTCGGTCGAGATCACGGACGCACTTCCTCCTCCCGCACCCCGCGGAGTGCGCACCGAGACGGCCGCGACGGAGGGGAGCACGGATGCCGCGACCGCCGTCACCGCTCGCGAGTACGCATCCAGCACCGAGTCGTCGTCCACGCCACGATCTTGTGCCCGGGGACGGTGCCCGGGGGCGGTGTTCGCGGTGGGCGCACGCGCTCCTGCCACGAATACGCCCCCGGTGCAAGGGGGTGGTCCGGCGAACGCGGGGGCCGCACAATCTCCGTCAAGCGCACCCACGACGTACCTACCCGACTGCGTCCGTCGAGCTCCGCTCTCACTCGAGGCGAGCATCCGATCGGTGGGCGACACCGGGCGTTCCCACGCATCTCCGCGCGGTACGGCACGGCGCGCGAACCAGTCCGCCGCGGGCCGGGCGGAAAGACAAGGAGATGAGGAAGGGAACCAGACGCGCCGGAATCGGGCTCGGCGTCGGCATCGTGCTGGCGATCGCCCTTGCATCCCCCGCCTTGGCTGAGAACGGCTCTGCGCCCGACGCGAGCGCCACGACACAGGATGCTGTCTCCCCTGTCGTCGCGACCATCGCGGCGCCCACATGGGTCGATCCGTGCGGCACCGCCGACGACCGCGCCGTGCTCCCGGCCGACACCCTCGGCATCCACTACCGCTGGGCACAGCCGGAGGACAGCCGCAACCACGACGTCATCGCGAACACCAACGTCGGCTACGTGGTCTCCGATCTGCCCGCGGGCTGGAGCCCGCTCGACGGGGAGTATCTCTACACGTGGACGTACCGATTCACGGACGTCCCGTGCGGCACGGCGGAGCCGATGAGGGTGAGCCTCATGGCGCCGACCTGGGTGGATGCCTGCGGCACCGCGGACGACCGCGCGGTCCTTCCGGCCGACACCGTCGGCATCCACTACCGCTGGGCGCACCCCGGGGACCCGACCGACCACGACGTCATCGCGAACACCAACGAGGGCTACGTGGTCGCCGAACTGCCCGCCGGCTGGACCGCCGCCGACGACGGCGGATACCTCTACTCCTGGACCCACGCGTTCACCGACGAGGCCTGCGCCGTTCCGCTGACCTCGGCGGTCGGCGCGGGCCGGGGCCTGACTCGCTCCTCGTCGGTCTCCCTCACCGCGATCGCGGCGACGGCGGATTCCGCGAGCGCACTCGCGGCCACCGGCGATGCGGACCTCTCCCGAACTCTGCTCGGTGCGGCTGCGCTGCTCGTCCTCGGCGCCGGCGTGATCGTGTGGCGCCGAATGGGCCACGCCTGACGAGAGGTCAGCGGTCGCGGCATCCCACCCTGCCGACGTCAAGGGGGTGCGATCGCCGCGCGGCGAGGCCAGGCTGGGCTGGGGAGCGAAAGGAGAAGTCATGGCATATCAGGTGGGGTACTTCGTCGGCAGTCTGTCGTCGCGGTCGATCAACCGCATCCTCTCGCAGGCGCTCATCGCGCTCGCGCCGGACGACCTCGAGTTCAGCGAGATCTCGATCCGCGACCTGCCGCTCTATAGCCCCGATTACGACGAGGACTACCCTCCGCAGGCGCGCGAGCTCAAAGAGGCGATCGCCGCATCGGATGCCGTGCTCTTCGTGACGCCCGAATACAACCGGTCGATCCCCGGCGCGCTGAAGAACGCGATCGACTGGGCGTCGCGACCGTACGGCAAGAACTCGTTCGACCACATCCCCGCCGCCGTCATCGGGGCGTCGATCGGCTCGCTCGGCACGGCGCTCGCCCAGCAGAGCCTGCGCGCCGTCCTGAGCTTCTGCAATGCCCGGCAGATGACGGCACCCGAGGCGTACGTGAAGTTCCACCGCGAGGACTTCGGCAACGACGGCACCGTGACGAACGAGAAGACGGCGGAGTTCCTGCGGGCGTACATGGCCGAGTTCCGCGAGCACATCCAGCGCGTGCTGACGGTGCTCCCGCGCAGCTGACCCCTCGACAGGCTCGGGGACCCGGCGGAGGGCGAAGGGGACCGACAAGGCCCGTAGGATCGCGGCGTGGCGGCGTTCGACGAAGGCGACCTGGCGGGCATCCGGCGCGGACTGCTCGGCTACTGCTACCAGCTGCTCGGATCTCCGTTCGACGCGGAGGATGCCGCGCACGACGCCCTGGAGCGCATCTGGCGGTCGCGCGACTCCTTCTCGCCCGAGCGCGCGAGCTTCTCCACGTGGTGCTACCGGATCGCGCACAACGTGTGCATCGACCGCCTCCGCGCTGCTCCGCGGCGGCCTCTTCCCCGTGACCTCCGGGATCCCGGTCTCGAGGTCGGCGCACCGCTCGTCCCGGCGCTGGACGTGCCGTGGCTCATGCCGGCGCCGGCGGGGTGGGGCATCCCGTCCGATGTCGAAGACCGTGTGGAGCGGCGCTCCGACGTGCGACTCGCCGTCACGGCGATGCTCCAGACGCTGTCGCCGCTGCAGCGCGGCGCCTTCGTGCTGCGCGATGTCATCGGGCTCGCGGCGGCCGAGGCCGCGGTCGCGCTCGACACCTCCGTCGCCGCGGTGAACTCGGCGCTGCAACGCGCCCGCGCGGCGGTGCAGGAGGGCACGGTCCGCCCGCACGACCTCGCACCCTCCGCCGTCGAGCGGTACGCGCAGGCGATCGAGCGTGCGGATGTCGCGGCCCTCGCCGCTCTCGTGGCCGATGACGTCGTCTTCGAGATGCCGCCGGTGCCGCAGTGGTCGCGCGGGCGCGCGCCGTTCGCCGCGTTCATGGCGCATCTCTTCGAGTGGCGGGGAACGTCGTGGTCCACCGCGCTCACCTCCGCGAACGGGCAGCCGGGCTTCCTCCTGTACCGCGTCACGGCCGAGGGCCGCGAGCCGCACACACTGCAGCTGTTCGACGGAGACAGCGCGATCGACCATGTGCTCGTGTACCAGGACCCTCGCCTGTTCGGGCTGTTCGAGGCGGCGCTCCCGGAGGAGACCCGGGACGTGCGATGAGTTCGCGGCATCCCGTTCGTATGACCTGGTGAGGCCCTTTCCGCGGGCCCGGAATCAGGAGGACGACATGGGACGGTTGATCGTCGTGCAGTTCATCACGCTCGACGGAGTGGTCGAAGACCCCGACGGCAGCGACGGCACGCCGTTCGGCGGCTGGGCGATGCGCTTCGGACCGCAGGGGGTCGCAGGCGACAAGTTCCGGCTCGGCGGCATCCTCCAATCAGGTGTGCTGCTCTTCGGGCGTCGCACGTGGGAGCACTTCTCGACTCTCTGGCCGCGACGCGACGACGAGTTCTCGCGGGCGATGAACCGTGCCGCGAAGGCCGTCGTGACGAGTCGGCCCATCGACCCGGATCAGTGGACGAACTCCGCGGCGGTGCCGGCGCCTCTCGATGACTGGGTCACTGGCACCCTCGCCAGTCGCGACATCGTCGTGATCGGCAGCGGGTCAGTCATCGCGCAGCTGCGCGAGGCCAACCTCATCGACGAGTACCGTCTGCTCACCTTCCCGCTCGCGACGGGCGCGGGGAGAACGCTGTTCCCGGATGCCGCGGAGCTTGCACTCCGATCGGTGGAGCACGTCGGACCGGCGTGCCTGACGATCTTTTCGACGCGCGTGCCGCTCCCGGTCAGCGCCACGTGATGGGGGTCGCGGCGAACGGGTGATCGGAGTCCGCGAAGAAATCGTCGCGCTCCGACCCGTTGTAGACCGCTCCGACGACCGGCCCGGTCTTGGAGAGCGCCACGAAACACTGCAGGCTCACGGTCGAGGTGGATTCGGGCAGAGCGATGCCGCACGCGTCCGCGTCGCCCATCGCGGCGTTGCCGATCGTGCTTCCCATCCAGCTCGTCGTCTCGCCCGCCTCGTCGATGGGCAGCACGTCGATCGGCGACACCTGGTCGGCGTCGGACTGGGTCACGACGGCGTACGGGGTGTAGCCGGCGAAGTCGTCGTTGTCGGCGAAGCCCTCGATCGCGTCGGGATCGAGCTCGCGCACCTCGCGCACCGTCGTGCCGACGAGCTGGCCGCTGTCCTCATCGAGGATCCACGCCGTCTCGCCGATCTTCAGCGTCGTGCCGGGAGCGGTGGCCTCGGCGGGGGCGGAGCCGACGTCGATGACGTCGTACTCCGGCTCGGCCTCGGATGGGCTCGAGCACGCGGCGAGAGCGAGCCCGGCGGCGAGGGCGACGGTGGCGGCGGGGAGCAGGCGGTGCAGACGCATCTTGCGGGGGAACCTTCCGTATCGGTGCCCATCCACCTAACCATGGGCCCGCCGGCGTCATCGTCCGGCTGTGCACGCCGGCCCGGCTTCAGTCGTGGGGCGCGCGCCGGTATCGCTCGTAGACGACCCGCGACTGGAAGGTGCGCGACTCGAGCAGCTCGAGCGGGATCTGCCGGGCGAGCGGCGGGAAGAACGGCGTGCCCCCGCCGACCACGATCGGGTAGCGGAAGATCCGGAACTCGTCGACGAAGCCCGCCTCGATCGCCTGGGCGGCGAGCGTCGCGCCGCCGACCTCGACGTTCCGGCCGGTGCCGGCGAGCACTGTCGACAATTCGTCGGGGAGGGATGCCTCGGCGAGCCGCGCGTTCCCCTCGACGCGGTCGAGGGTGCGGCTGAAGACGACCTTGGGAAGCTCGGACCAGACGTCGGCGAACCGGGCGTACAGTGGCGTCGCCCGCATCGCCGGGTCGGTCTCCCACGGGAGCATCGCCTCGTAGAGACGTCGCCCTGAGACGTGCGCGCCGAGCCCCGCGACCCGCTCGAGATGGAACGCGAAGAGCTCCTCGTCGGGCGCGCCCCAGTCGAAGCCGCCCTCCCGGTCGCTGATGAACCCGTCGGCCGATACGCCCATCGAATAGATCAGCATGGAGTCTCCCTGGCGCGGTGGCTGAATACCGTCCAGGGTTGCAGAGATCGGTCGCCGCGGCACCCCATCGTCCCGTGGCCCCGGCAGGGCGAAGCCGCCGAGCGAAGAAGAAGCCCCGACCGTTACCACACAGCCGGGGCGAGACGAATGAGAAGTTCGCCTATCCCGACCAGCGTATCGCGCGCACCTGGGAGACCGCTCGACGCCGGTGGCTCGCTATGGCCCCACCGGCCATGTCGGTGAAGCGCTGCAACGGCTGCCCTCGAGTCGCTGGCGCTGCGGCCGTTCCAAACTCCATCGACGACACCGCCCCGGTGTATGCAGCCGTGCAACAAGCGCGCCCCGCACCGAACGAACGATTCAGGGTTCGTCGCATCCCGGCGGGGCAAGGCGAATCGGAGCCCCTCGCGGGCTGCCTCGACGATGTCCAGCGCCGTCATCTTACGGGTGACCGATCGACCCCGGATGAGCTGCTACGTCATGGCGACGGGTGTCGATCGTCGTGCCCGGCAGTTTCCCGCGAGAGGTCGACCCACTCGGGTGGTCGAAGGTGTCTCGGTGCGGATCCCTGAACGGGCAGTGCGCGGAAGGGGAGCGACTCCCGAGCGATGTATGTCCCGATGTCTCGCGGATCAGGGACGGCAGTCGGCGAACACGATGCCGCCATCGGCGACGAGGGCAGAACACGAGACCCGGCGCCGAAGGGAGCCGGGTCTCTCGTCGTAAGGGGGTCAGCCGATGATCTTTGCGCCCTTGGTGCGGTTGCATCGCCAGCAGAGAGTCTGCAAGTTCTCGGGCACGCTAAGACCACCCTTCGAGACAGGCATGATGTGGTCAACCTCGAGGAGCAGGTGCGGTTCCTCGGCCACCGAGATACCGCACTGAAGGCAGGTGTAGTTGTCGCGCGACTTGATGCCGTTGCGAAGGCGCGTGGTCATCAGCGCACGCTGGCCGGCTGCAGATTTCGTCCAGCGGATCTTCTCGACAAGTGTCTCTGAGAGCGCTTCGAGTGTCGGAGAGTTGAGTTCGATGTTCGTCACCTGGCCGGCATTTCCACCCGCCGAGGTGTACTGAAACTTGTATTTGGGGTACGGAACGTGGATGGGCGACAGGTGCACCCCGACCTGGTCCCAGAACTCGTTCGCGTAGTGCTTCATGATGAACTTCGGCGGATTGATCTTCGCCGCGATGTCGGCCTCGCGACCGTGCACGTTGCCGACGGCTTCTTCAAGCCGGGCGATGTCGTTCGAGACTCGCTGGACATCGGCAAGAGTTGCCTGATCTGCCTTGATCCCGAAGTACTTCATTAGGTACTTGATCGGCTCCTGGCTTGCGTTTCGGATGACCTGCAGCGAGGCGTTGTGCACGTGCGGGGCATACTCAGCGACGTTCCGGTCACGCCGGTTGTTCCATGCCGAGGTGTTCTGGAACGACGCCAGGTGCGCGTGCTGCCCGGTAGTCGAGGCGCCCAGCTCGAATGATCCCTGCGATCGGATCTCAGCGACATAGTTCACTACGTCGTTGTGCTCGGCGACGATTGAAGTCACCTCCGCCTTGAGACCCTGGAACTGCTCCGACCCGAAGTACCGATTCTTCCGTATCGTACGAATGATCGGGTTCGCGATGAGCACCGCAGCGAGCGTGATAACGAACACCCAGCCGTTCTGGGTCGCTCCGCCCAAGATGATCGGCAGCGCGATGAGCAGGGTTATGAAGAGTGGTCTCGGCATGTAATGGTCTCCCCAAGACGAGTGGACGTGGTCAACCTCTCGATCTTGGCAGAGCCCCTCCGACATTCCTGGCCAGTACTCGGCTGCGCAGACTTAGTTGCACGGGGCAATTTCGTCGCCGATCCTGGAGCGGGCATTGCGTGGAGACGGGCCTGGATCCTCAGCAGGCTCTCAACGTGGCGCCTGTGCGGGCCTCAATCATGACGGCCCTCCATGCTCCTGTCGCGCATGGTGGAATTGGAGCACAGCTCGCGCAAGGAGTTCCCGATGAGGCTTTACGCCGTAGGGGAGGTTGGGCCCGCCACCTAAGCACCCTCGTCGGCATCGTCGGGCTCGTCGGCCTCCGGGATGCCGGGCTCAAGGCCTTGATCGCGCAGGTGCTTGATGGCGCGCTCGATCGTCGAGACCTTGCGCTTCAGTTCCTTCAGCCCGGGGGCCGATTCGTCGGAGAACTCGTCCAGCCGCTCGTACTCCCGGCGCAGCTCCATCTCGGTCTCGACGAGTGTCCGCCACGCCGTCGGGTCGGGCTCTAGACCCTGCTTCTTGCGCAGGATCTCGGTCGAGAGGCGCTGCTCGACGATCGCCTCGAGAGCTTCCGCCGACGTGTTCGCGCTCGCGAGCCCGTTCGCGACGGTGATGCCCGTCGCAGCAGCGAGAGTTCCGGCAGCTAGCAGGCTTCCGACCATCCCGCCCGCGAGCATGAAACCGCCGGGTATAACGGCGAGCGCGACCGCACCGGCGCCGAGCACTCCAAGCTTCAGTAGATTCACGCCGGGAACATCGAGGGCCGCGCTCGCCTGTTTCGCGGCGGCGAAGACGTCTGTGCCGAACTGCCCGCCGAGCCTCATCTCGCGCGTCAGGTTGCGCATCGCTTCACGCTTGATCTCTCTGTCGACCGAGATCTCGAACGGGCGGATAACGTTCTGCGAAGCGAGGGCTGTCATCATTGCCACCGCATCCTCTTTCGTCACGTGCGCGGGTGGCTTCGGGACAGGAACGGGCGCGCGGGGATCCGACAGGTCGAACTCGAGTCTCGCGATCGCAGTGGGCAGTTGTCGCCCTTCGGATGCATTGCGCCGACGAATCTGGTCGACCGCTGTTGCCTGCACCTCACGGAGGGCGCCGGAGTACCGATCCCGTACATCTCCCTTGAGGCCGGCCGTGATGAGGAACGCATAGCGCAAGCCAGCGAGCGCGTACGTCTCGGCCGTGTCGAGAGGGATCTCGACGCCCTTGTCGATCCGTGCGACGTCTTTCGACAGCGAGCCGAACAGGGCGAACCCGACCGCGGTGGCGACGGCATCCGCTTCGAAGTACTCGTTCGCCGAGTGTGCCCGCTTCCCCATCGGTGCGCCGGTGCTGATGCGGAAGTCGACCATCCACGGGAAAACCGATGACACACCGCGGTGGGCGGCCACGAGGTCGGTCGTGTTCCAGAAGTTCACCCACCATCCGAGGTTCGACGGGGGCTCCTTGAGCGCATCGCGTATGCGATCGACGTCGAATCGGCCGTTCGCGAGCGGGCTGCCGATCGTCACCATTCCGTCCACACGAAGGTCGACGGGTAGGTATCGGAGCAGATCGGCGGCGATGACCGACCCCAGGCTGTGCCCGACGATCACGAGCCGACCCGACGAAGGCAGCTTCGACAGGATGTGCTTCAGCACCTGCGCGCGTATGGCATCGATGCTGACGTAGTTGCGAGCCTGTCGGAAGCTCGGCAGATCGACCGATCCGCTCACGCCTAGGTCGAGCGCCGCCAGGCCACCTCCTTGACTCTGACCGGTGAGGCGATACTCGACCGCCGACACACGTCTCTCGAAGTCGCGACGGTTCTGCCGCGCCGCATCGCGCGTCGGCTGCTTGATCGTCACGGCCGGCTGCCGGGTCTTCTCATCCCAGTCCTTCAGGATGTGAGCGTACTTCGGAGCGATCACCTCCACCGAGTCGAGGTTGGGGTATCCCACGCGCGCCAATGTCGCGTCGAGCGGTGCTCGCCACGCATCATCGCGGTCGACCTTGCCGACGCCGTGCAGGAAGAGCAGGATCGGCTTCTCAGATGCCGCGGACTCGGTCACTGTTCGCTCGTCTCGTTCGGGGCCGCGGCGGTGGGGGCGGGTGCGCGATCGCTCGGCGCGCAGGTGTCGAGTGCGGGTCGGCGGTACCCCAGACGACCGCCGATGATCCTCCGGCACTTGGAACACCCTACCGGCGAGCTTGCTTTGGTCGTTCGCTGGCCATGCGTCGCGTTGATTGTTCCGATCGCCTTGCGGGCACTGATCGGTTGGGGACCGCTAGCGCCCATCCGACCGCGTCGTCCACAGCACGGGGAATCGGAAACGATAGTCGCGACATCCCGAGCTCGGCGAACAGGCTTCCGGGCGGATCGCGAGCGGTGGGCGGGACACTCGTCGCTATCGTTGACCAATGATTTCTCGGTACCACCTCGAATGGCCCTGAGCAATGACCGCAGAATCACAAAGTTCAAGCTCGAGCGCCGCGAGCAGAACGTCGCTAATCGCGCCCCGCCCACCAGGTGGCTTCTCCGCGTATAGAGCAGCGGCCGGGGGAGGAGTTGCCCTCACGCCCGGCCGCTTGTGTCCCCTGGAAAGGACGTTTGTACACTAAGACAGCTCTATGGGAGTTCTATGAGTGATGTATGTGAATCAAGCTAGTGCAGGCTGGTGTAGCAGGGTGAACTTTCAGGGTCCTTCGTCGTGCGGTAGGCGAAGGTGCCCCTTGCCGACCGTGCATAGAGCAGAGCCGATGAGCGCTGGACCTGCCCGGTGATATGCGCGAACGGGGCGCGTCAACTGCCGCATGGAATATGCTCCCGACGGCGACGGAACCCGGGGGATAGTGGGAGGCATCGGCCGCGGTACCGGCGAGGAAAAGTACTCGTCGTTCCCGCGCCGCCAGTTCGAAGCCCTTAGAGCTCAGGTCTAGACGAGTGCTGGTCGCACCCTCTCGCCGATGACCAAGCCGCTCTTCTTCGCTACATTCCCACGGCCATGTCGGTGAAGCGGGAGAAGTGGCCCTGGAAGGCGACCGTGATCGTGTCGGTCGGGCCGTTGCGGTGCTTGGCGACGATGAGGTCGGCCTCGCCCGCGCGCGGACTGTCCTTCTCGTAGGCCGCCTCTCGATGCAGGAGCACCACCATGTCGGCGTCCTGCTCGATCGAGCCCGACTCGCGCAGATCGGACAGCGCGGGCTTCTTGTCGGCGCGCTGCTCGGCGCCACGGTTCAGCTGCGACAGCGCGACGACGGGTACCCCGAGCTCCTTCGCGAGGAGCTTGAGCGCGCGCGAGAACTCGGAGACCTCCTGCTGGCGCGACTCGACCCGCTTGCCCGACGTCATGAGCTGCAGATAGTCGATGACGACCATCTTGAGTCCTGCGCGCTGCTTGAGGCGTCGGCACTTGGCGCGGATCTCGACGAGCGTCATGTTGGGGCTGTCGTCGATGTAGAGCGGCGCGTCGTTGATGCGGCCGCGGGTGGCGGCGATCGTCGTCCAGTCGCGCGAGTCGAGGGTGCCCTTGCGCATGCTCTGCAGGGGGATGGCGCCCTCGGCGCTGAGCAGGCGCATCGCGATCTCGCTGCGCCCCATCTCGAGCGAGAAGAAGATCGTCGGCATGTCGGCTTTGATAGCCGCGGCGCGCGCGAAATCGAGAGCCAGCGTCGAGTTGTGGGTCGGGATCATCGACTCGCCGGCGAGATAGAGGTGGTCGGCGTTGTCGACCTGCACACAGCGCACGGGGACGCTCTCGATCGCGCGGATCGCCGTGACATAGCGACGGCCGGTTCGGATCGTGTCGGCCGGACGCTCCGCCGCGTGCAGCTCGCGTTTCCGCTGGAGCCAGAACACGTCGTCGGTCGTCGAGAAGTTGAGGATGTAGCAGGTGGATGACGCCTCGGAGCGCCCCTTGACGCGCTTGGTCGTGCGCCCGCAGCGGTAGCCGAGACTGACGATCAGCTCGTAGACCGAGTCGGCGAGCTTCTTGTTCGTCACAGCGAACTGGCAGGCGCCGACTCCCCGCACAACGGTGCCGTCCGTGTCGAGGAGACCCGCCAGCAGCTCGCGGCGCTGGGCCTCGGATGCCCGCAGATACGCCCGCGGCACGTGCTTGTCGCCGAGCACACCGGCCTGCCGCAGAAGCGCCGTGAATGAGCCGTGGTCGCGGTAGCACCGCGCGCACTGCCAGGCTTCGCCTGAATACGTCTCACCGCAGTCGGGGCATGAGAGACGCTCGGGATGCGCGCCCTTGTTCTTGGGCCCGCAGGTGCGACCGCACGTGCGGACGTGCGGAGTCCGCGCCGTGAACTCGACGCCGCAGACCTCGCAGGCTCGGACGAGCGCCGTGCGCTCGAGGAGCTGGATCGAGTAGAGCATCCCGCCCCGTGACTCGACGCGCAGCCCATCACGCGCGATGCGGCGCGGAATCTCATCGGACTCGCTCGTGATGCGGGCTCCGTCGGTGTGCCCATCGCCGAGCCACGCGCCGAGAGCGTAGGGCGCGACCGGCAGATCCGCGTCGGGCGCCTCGAGGGCTCGCGCATTGCGCACCGAGTGATTGGCGCGCGCCTCCGCTCCCACCGTGAGCGTCGCCAGCATCTGCTCGGTGGTGACGACCGCCGGACCGATGCGATTGGACCGGCGCGAGGCCCGGGTCTCGGTCACCCACTGGTGCTCGGCGTCGGCGATGATCTTCGATCCGTCGGAGAACTCGATCTCATAGCAGGGCCGGCCGACCATGACCTCTGTCGCCGCGACGACCCGCGTCGGTCGGCCGTCCGCGTCGTAGAGCTCGTCACCCACCTGGACGGAACCCATCGTCGTCCAGCCGGTGGGGGTGGGAAGCGGGGTGTCGAGGGCGAGAGCCTTACCCATAGCCGGCCGCGCGGCGATGATGATCATCTGGCCGGGGTGCAGGCCGTTCGTCAGCTGGTCGAGGCCCGAGAAGCCGGTCGGGATGCCGGTCATCTGGCCGTCGCGACCGCGGGCGGCCTCGATCTCGTCCACGGCCGCGTCGACGGCGACGGTGAGAGGCACGTAGTCCTCGGCGGCTTCGGCTCCCGTGACGGAGTAGATCTCGGCCTGCGCGTTGTTGACGAGGTCGAGCGCCTCGCCCTGTCCCGAGTAGCCCATCTGGACGATGCGCGTGCCGGCGTCGACCAGGCGTCGCAGCAGCGCCCGCTCGTTGACGATCGAGGCGTAGTACCCGGCATTGGCCGCCGTGGGCACGATCGAGGTGAGGCTGTGGAGGTAATCTGCCCCGCCGGCGCGCTGCAGCTCGCCGTTCTTGATCAGCTCGTCGGTGACGGCGACGACGTCGGTCGGCTCGCCGTGCGAGTAGAGCGTGAGGATGGCCTCGAAGATGAGCTCGTGCTTCGGGACGTAGAAGTCGGTGCCGCGGAGCGTCTCGATGACGTCGGCGACGGCGTCCTTCGACAACAGCATGCCGCCGAGCGCGCTCTGCTCCGCGAGGAGGTCGTGCGGCGGCGTGCGCTCAGGCTCGCGCGGTCCACCGAGACGCTCGTCGGAGATGTCGGCGATCGACATGTGCTGTGTGTCCTCCAGGTTGCGTCATTCTCGCGGGGTCGTGTGGGCGGCACGATCGAACCCGACGGCGCGTGCCCCAGCATGCGCGTCGTCGTTGTTCCAGAAGAGCACGAACCCCCGACATCCACCTCGATGTCGGCCTCCCCCGCGGGCCGCACCCCACGCTAGGGACGCCGATTCCGGCTCGCAACACAGCCTGTGGATAACTGTGTGGAGAAGCTGCGAGAAACGCCGGGGTGTCTGTGCAGAGTCCCTGTGGACAACCCTTGGGATTGTCGGTCGAAGACAGAAATTTCAGCCGCTTCATCAGGGCTTCTTCGTT
This genomic interval carries:
- a CDS encoding RNA polymerase subunit sigma-70; translated protein: MAAFDEGDLAGIRRGLLGYCYQLLGSPFDAEDAAHDALERIWRSRDSFSPERASFSTWCYRIAHNVCIDRLRAAPRRPLPRDLRDPGLEVGAPLVPALDVPWLMPAPAGWGIPSDVEDRVERRSDVRLAVTAMLQTLSPLQRGAFVLRDVIGLAAAEAAVALDTSVAAVNSALQRARAAVQEGTVRPHDLAPSAVERYAQAIERADVAALAALVADDVVFEMPPVPQWSRGRAPFAAFMAHLFEWRGTSWSTALTSANGQPGFLLYRVTAEGREPHTLQLFDGDSAIDHVLVYQDPRLFGLFEAALPEETRDVR
- a CDS encoding trypsin-like peptidase domain-containing protein, whose protein sequence is MDDDSVLDAYSRAVTAVAASVLPSVAAVSVRTPRGAGGGSASVISTDGHLLTSAHVVEGANRVSVAFADGTELPASVVGSDVLSDLAVLRADGETPAPVPWGDASALQVGQLVVALGNPLGLAGSVTAGIVSALGRSLPTRAGRVIDEVIQTDAALNPGNSGGVLADSRGRMIGVNTAVAGIGLGLAVPINPTTRAIIDSLLVAGRVRRAWLGVAGAQVPLAPAVAAKVGAKTGMQVASVVEGSPADHAGARRGDIVIALDGQPITTVTGVQRQMVEGAIGRRMEMTLWRNGALVDVVVEPEELRTP
- a CDS encoding HNH endonuclease signature motif containing protein encodes the protein MPRPLFITLLIALPIILGGATQNGWVFVITLAAVLIANPIIRTIRKNRYFGSEQFQGLKAEVTSIVAEHNDVVNYVAEIRSQGSFELGASTTGQHAHLASFQNTSAWNNRRDRNVAEYAPHVHNASLQVIRNASQEPIKYLMKYFGIKADQATLADVQRVSNDIARLEEAVGNVHGREADIAAKINPPKFIMKHYANEFWDQVGVHLSPIHVPYPKYKFQYTSAGGNAGQVTNIELNSPTLEALSETLVEKIRWTKSAAGQRALMTTRLRNGIKSRDNYTCLQCGISVAEEPHLLLEVDHIMPVSKGGLSVPENLQTLCWRCNRTKGAKIIG
- a CDS encoding NADPH-dependent FMN reductase; amino-acid sequence: MAYQVGYFVGSLSSRSINRILSQALIALAPDDLEFSEISIRDLPLYSPDYDEDYPPQARELKEAIAASDAVLFVTPEYNRSIPGALKNAIDWASRPYGKNSFDHIPAAVIGASIGSLGTALAQQSLRAVLSFCNARQMTAPEAYVKFHREDFGNDGTVTNEKTAEFLRAYMAEFREHIQRVLTVLPRS
- a CDS encoding dihydrofolate reductase family protein, with translation MLIYSMGVSADGFISDREGGFDWGAPDEELFAFHLERVAGLGAHVSGRRLYEAMLPWETDPAMRATPLYARFADVWSELPKVVFSRTLDRVEGNARLAEASLPDELSTVLAGTGRNVEVGGATLAAQAIEAGFVDEFRIFRYPIVVGGGTPFFPPLARQIPLELLESRTFQSRVVYERYRRAPHD
- a CDS encoding dihydrofolate reductase family protein, which encodes MGRLIVVQFITLDGVVEDPDGSDGTPFGGWAMRFGPQGVAGDKFRLGGILQSGVLLFGRRTWEHFSTLWPRRDDEFSRAMNRAAKAVVTSRPIDPDQWTNSAAVPAPLDDWVTGTLASRDIVVIGSGSVIAQLREANLIDEYRLLTFPLATGAGRTLFPDAAELALRSVEHVGPACLTIFSTRVPLPVSAT
- the dnaB gene encoding replicative DNA helicase → MSIADISDERLGGPREPERTPPHDLLAEQSALGGMLLSKDAVADVIETLRGTDFYVPKHELIFEAILTLYSHGEPTDVVAVTDELIKNGELQRAGGADYLHSLTSIVPTAANAGYYASIVNERALLRRLVDAGTRIVQMGYSGQGEALDLVNNAQAEIYSVTGAEAAEDYVPLTVAVDAAVDEIEAARGRDGQMTGIPTGFSGLDQLTNGLHPGQMIIIAARPAMGKALALDTPLPTPTGWTTMGSVQVGDELYDADGRPTRVVAATEVMVGRPCYEIEFSDGSKIIADAEHQWVTETRASRRSNRIGPAVVTTEQMLATLTVGAEARANHSVRNARALEAPDADLPVAPYALGAWLGDGHTDGARITSESDEIPRRIARDGLRVESRGGMLYSIQLLERTALVRACEVCGVEFTARTPHVRTCGRTCGPKNKGAHPERLSCPDCGETYSGEAWQCARCYRDHGSFTALLRQAGVLGDKHVPRAYLRASEAQRRELLAGLLDTDGTVVRGVGACQFAVTNKKLADSVYELIVSLGYRCGRTTKRVKGRSEASSTCYILNFSTTDDVFWLQRKRELHAAERPADTIRTGRRYVTAIRAIESVPVRCVQVDNADHLYLAGESMIPTHNSTLALDFARAAAIKADMPTIFFSLEMGRSEIAMRLLSAEGAIPLQSMRKGTLDSRDWTTIAATRGRINDAPLYIDDSPNMTLVEIRAKCRRLKQRAGLKMVVIDYLQLMTSGKRVESRQQEVSEFSRALKLLAKELGVPVVALSQLNRGAEQRADKKPALSDLRESGSIEQDADMVVLLHREAAYEKDSPRAGEADLIVAKHRNGPTDTITVAFQGHFSRFTDMAVGM